The genomic window ACAAAGATGGCTATCATACCTAGTACAAGCTGAGGATATTTGAGTGCAGAAGATCTACTTCCAACACTATCTTTCTCCTCTTCTGCTATTGCAGGCTTATCTGGCAATGGCGAAAATTTAAGGAATATAGCAACAATAAGAAAGGCGGCTCCTAAAACCAAATAGGGTACTTTCACACTCTGTATATCTAAGGTATTTGTAGCGTGGACTGCTGATCCGAAAATAGCTAAATTTACAATCAACGGGCCAATTGTAGTACCTAAGTTATTAATACCACCAGCCAATGTTAATCGCTGAGAACCTGTCTTTATTGGGCCTAAAGCAATTGCCAAAGGATTTGCAACGGTTTGCTGTAGAGAGAAACCTAAAGCGACTATAAAAAGCCCAGAAAGCATTAATGGAAACGAGCCTAGATTGGCTGCTGGATAAAATAACAGCGTACCAACGGCTGAAATACCTAGACCTAATGCTAAACTATTTTTGTAGCCAATTTTATTGATTAAATCTGTTTTCATTGCCGCAGAAATTCCAATATAAATTAATGAGCCTACTGTATAAGCGATGTAAAAGGCAAAAGAAACTAGTTGACTTTCAAATTGCGAAAGCGTAAATGCTTCTTTGAAAACTGGAATAAGGATATCGTTACTTGCTGCTACGAAGCCCCAAAAGAAAAACACAGTTGCCAAAGGGATAAACTGTGCCCAGTTGGTCTTTGAATTTTGTTCCATATTTGGTTAAATATTTAAGGTTTGAAAATTTGCAATAAACATAGTTAATTTTTACGAAACCTATAGTGTACTTTTTACACTTTGACGTTACAATACCTATTGCCAGCTTTTTACGTTTCATTAGCCAAGTAGCCAATTGTAAAAACTGAACAAAAATTGAGGTTTTAAAGCTGAAAATCGCATATTAGCAGAAATTACAAAGGCAACACATGTTTGAAGCTATCATTTTGGGTATTGGAGCGGGATTGATTTCATCATTTTTGACAGGCCCTGTTTTTTTTGCCATGATTAAAACCAGTATAGAAAGGGGCTTTAAAGCTGGATTTTCTTTAGCTGCTGGTGTAATTGTAAGCGATTTGATTTTAATTACCATTGTACTATTTGGTTCGCATTTTTTTGAATATAAGCGAGATTTCGATAAATATGTGGGGATTATAGGTGGAATTTTTATTGTTGGCGTGGGGTTATATTACCTTTTTTCTAACGTAAAAATTAATTATACTGAAGGCGATCACATTAAAATAAGTAAACGGGGTTACGTGCTCAAAGGCTTTTTAATGTGTATTCTTACCCCTTCTACCTTAATGTTTTGGGTTGTAGTAAGTGGCATTATTTCGGTTAAACTGGCTACTTTACCAGAAAAAATTCTTTGCTTTTTAATTGCCATGGCTACTCAATTAGCTATAGATGCCTTAAAAACCTATTATGCCAGTAAGCTGCGCTACCGTATCAAAGAAAACACTTTAAAAAAACTCAATAAGATTGCTGGACTTGTCATTATAGGTTTCGCTGTTTGGCTTATTATAAAAACTTACTTTCAGTACTTATCAATAAAACAAGTGCTCCATGCTTTTGTTATTCTTTATCAAGACGATAAACTTATGGAACCTTTTGAAATCAATTTAGCAGGACAAGTGTTAACAATACAACCACGTTTAGATGGTGCTTATGACGTTTTTGAAGGCAGCGAAAAGGTAGGCACAACCTCTGCTGTTTCCGAAAATGGCCAAACCAGCTGGACTTCAGAAGAGTTATCTACAGATTACGCTAAACAAATAGGCGAATTGATAGACGAACATCAGCTTTAATTTACTTCAGTTTTCTCTTTAGTTTACCCTTAAAGTTCGCCGATTTCACAACTTCTCCATCGTCCGTTACCATTACGCAGCTATATTCTGGAAACTTACCTAGCAACTCCAATCCTTTTTCTTGTCCAAGTACCATTATCGACGTACTTAAACCATTGGCTATTTCGGCGCTGGGACCAATTACGGTAGCACTAATTAAGCCCGTAGCGGGATAACCAGTAACAGGATTAATGATATGAGCATACCGCTTTCCATCAAATTCTACATATTTCTCGTAACTACCAGATGTTGTAACCGCCTCTCTATTTAAAGAAATTACGGCCAGGTATTTTTCTTGATCAAAAGGATTGGTAATGCCCACATTCCAGGCCTTCCCTTTTGCGGGTTTGCCCCAAGTGGTTAAATCTCCAGAAGCATTTACAATACCCCCTTTAATGCCTTTGGCTTCCATTAACTCTCTACCTTTATCTGCCGCATAGCCTTTGCCCGTTGCGCCGAAACCTATTTTCATACCTAATAATTTGAGGAAAATTGTAGAATTCAAACTGTCTAGTATGATATTTTGATAACCTACTTTAGCAACAGATTTTTTAATTTCTTCTGGCGTAGGCATTTGCTTCATCGAGCCGTCGAATTTCCAGATTTTATCCATAGCAGCATAGCTGATATCGAAAGCACCATTTGTTATTTTTGAAAAATAAAGCGAGCGTTGGGTAAGTTCAAACACCTCTCTATCAACTTTTACGGGTTTAATACCTGCGTTACGGTTCACTTCCGAAATTTGAGAATTTACTTTCCAATCTGAAATTAGCTCTTCTATTCGGTTCATTTCGGCTATTACTTCATCAATATGTATTTCGGCCTGCAACGAATCTGTTGCCACAACAGTAATATCAAAACGACTGCCCATTAAAGTAATTGGACGTTGGCGCTGGATTTGGGCGAATGATTGGAAGGAAAATGCAATAAAAAGAATAAAAGAAAGAGATTGCTTCGTCGTTCCTTCTCGCAATGACGCACTTAGGAACGTCATTGCGAGTTTACGAAGCAATCTTGCAACGCTATATATTTCGGAAATCTTCAACTTCTTCAATAACAATCTGTTAGCAACTGATTTTTTTCTTTATAAAACGAGAGTGCGTTGCCATTTATTTCCAAACAAATTTCGTCTAGTACTTTTTCTACATCTTGCTGCATTAGCAAAGAGCCGCAAATCATAACTACTCCCCCATTACTTAATAATTTGGCCAGTTGCTCGCCATCTTTACGAATCAAATCCATTACGTAACAATGGTTCTGCTCACGTGAAAAAGCAATTTGATAACTCTTTAATTTTTGATTTTGTAGCTGTTGGTCTAAAAACGCTTTATGCTGCTTAATTAATGAGGTTTCTTTACGAAAACCGATATACAGATGATGATCTGCATGCTTAGCATTTTGCGAAATCATCCCTAAAAAAGGTGCAATACCGGTTCCATTGCCAATCATTGCAACCGCTTTATTTTTAGGCAGATGAAAAGAGGTGTTAGCTACCATACGGGCTTTAAACACATCGCCAACTTGTAGTTTATTCAAATACTCGGAACCCAAGCCTTGCTCATGTAGCTTAACCACCAATTGTACATTTCCATTGCATTTAGCCACAGAGTACAGGCGTTCGCGGTTATCATTTGCCGGGTAAATGGCCAACAAATCTCCCGAAGTGAATTTGGTTCTGGCCGGCGTACGGATAGTGAGCAGAAATGTTTGTTCTTCTTGGTTAACCTCGGTCCTATCTAGCACCATCATTTTTTGTAAACCTTTTGGTTTTTTAGCATACAAAGCAGGTGTAGTAGCCAATTCAACTCCTGCATTTTGGCTCCAATTTTTTACCCAAGCAACAAATTCTGTAGCAGATTTATCATTCACTGTGTGCAAATCTATTAATGGCTTAGCCCAAGTTTGTGCAATTAACGTTTGATTTACCTGCTTGGCAAATTCGCAAAAATCTGGATAGGCATGCGAGCCAAAACCAACCACAGAAAAGTGGATTTGATGTTTTTGGGGATACCTATCAATAAGCTGTAAAAATTTATTGCCATTAGCTGGCGGATCTCCCAAACCGTAGGTAGATGTAAAAACAATAAACTGTTTAGCCTTTGGAAAAACATGGTATTGATTAAGCTGAGTAAGGAAAGAAACTTTTCCCTGAGCATTTAATTGCTCGTGAATGGCATTGGCAAAACGTAGCGTACTTCCATTTTCTGTACCCACCAACAAAATATATTCGGCATCGGTAGTTTTGTGTTTATTCTTAATTTTAGTTGCTCTTCTTTTAAGGGTAATTGCAAAACCAGAATAGATAAAGAATAGAATGTTTAAACAAGCAATACCTAAAATAATTGCCCAAATAATGTTGGTTCGCCCGGTATGTAAATCTAAACTCAGGTTTTCTAACAATAAAGTGCTCGGATATTTTACTTCACTTAATACTTCTCCGTTAAACTGATTAACAATTAACTCGCGGTCTTTCAGTTTAAGGTTATAATATTCTTCGGGATCTTCGGCAAAAGGAAACGCTATCTTTTTAACATCGGCCAGCTTTGTGTTTTTAAACAATGTAAAATCAGCGATTTTCTTTTGAACAAGGTCTTCATTTGAGGCCACAATTTCCTTATGTTCGGCTTTATGTTCTGCAAAGAGCTGAAACCTTGCCATAGAAAGATAAGTTCCGGTTAGGGCAATAATTAGAACCGGAATTAATATCAGCCTGCCTGTAATTACGTGATAGTATTGAGCGAAGTATTCTTTAATTAACTTGGTAAAAAACCCTCTCATTCCGCGTTGGCGTTGGATAACCAAAGCCAAACCAGAAATAGCGATTAACAACAATAGGAACGAAATTACCCCAATAACTGCACGCCCAGTTTCTTTCAAAAATAAAGACCGATGCAAAGCGATATTCCACTGTACAAAAGCACTTTTTTCTTCGGGTTTACCTAAAATTTTTGCCGTATTCGGATCTATGTAAGCATCAACTTCGTTGCCCTCACTATCAAATCCGTTTAGGCGAACAAAACCATTGTGATCTACCTCAACCTCACTAATTTCAGAAAATTTCTCTTTTAAAACAGGAACAGTTTGGGCAAGTGTAAGCTGATCGAAATTAGCGACACGATAAGGGGGCATTTTCTCTTGCACGGCATCTATAGCAAGTATGGCACCTAGTAACCGATGCCATTACTAGAAAAACCGATGAAATTAATGCCAATGCCAAATGGGCATAACGCCAAATGGATAAAGTCATTTTGTAGGTTAGGGTTGTACTTTGCTAAATCTAATGTATTTGATATAGCCTTTGCCATCGGTTTTTCCTGCAAGCGTGCTGCTGGTTAACGGAATTTCTACATCATCTAAGTAATATTTTTGATCTTCTACCGAAGATTCGAAACGTAATTTGTAGCCCTTGTTTACCAAAACATCATCAATATCTAGGTTAATCATTGTTCTATCGCCACCGCCAATAGATGCACCTGTTTTGGCGTCTAATTTTTGATTTTTACCAAAGATTTTAAACCACTCTTTAAAGCCATTGTACCATTTTTTGTCTTTACCCATCATGTACAACGTCTTTTCGTAATTACCTTTCGGATTAATCAAGGAAACTACAATATAGGCTTCTTCGCCATTATAGGCATTCATTTGCAACATACATTTGTATTTTGATGTTTGTGCCAAAACTTGCGACGAAACACTAATTAGTAAGCCTAAGGCAAATATTTTAAGGAAAGATTTCATTTTAGTTTTTAAGGAAGTTTACGGAAATATTCTTTTTCGATAAAAATTCGTTTTCGGCAGCCAAGTCGTAAGCAGTTTCATCGAATTCTGTTTTCATTGTTTTATCGGCACCTAAACTAAGTAAATACTTCAAAATTTCATCATCTTTTGAAATTAAAGCCGCTTTATGTAGTGCCGTCAAACCTTCCTTGTTTTTAGCGTTGACGTCAATTTTAAGTCCGCCCAGTTTTTGTAGCAAAGCTAAATCGCCTTTGGTTAAGGCTGCATGGTATAAAGTGCTACCATCTTTTTGAGGCGCCTCTACATTTAAGCCACTCGCCTTCAGGATATTCAATTTCTCGATAAATTCGTCTTTGTCTCCTTGAACTCTCGCACCGTAGGGGCCACCCATTGGTCGGTAATTTTGCACTAAGTGATAGGCTAAATTATGCCCAGCTTGGTCTTCGACTTTTACATTTGCTCCTTTATCTATCAAAAACGCAACTATTTCTGGCGAGCCAGATGCTACAGCTTGCATTAATGCGGTTTCTCCAGCTTCGTTTACTGTATTGATATTTTTTACCTTGGCACACAACCATTGTACTACCGCTAAGTTTTTACCCGAAGCAGCGTTCATTAAAGGAGTAACACCATCCGCATCGGCTTGGTTCACATCTACCCCTTTTTCCAAAAAATATTTGATGATTTCTTCCTGATTTGGCTTGCGCACAATGCTATGCAATACATTACCGCTTTTGCTAGCAAATTTTGGATCGAGTTTAAGTTCTTCTACCAAATATTGGTAAGCTTCTAAAGATGCTGCAGTTCCTCTTCCGCCCTGCGACATAAAAATTAAGGCGCCATTAGTTGGTTTTACACCTTTTGCTAATAAACTTTTAAGTACCTGCACATTACCTCCTTTTGCAGCATAATCAAATGCGGTATTGCCATCATTATCTACATCTTTTAACGAAAGCCCCTTAGCAACAAGGTAATTGGCAATGGTTAAGTCGGTATCATTTGCTATTCCCAACAATAGCAAGTTTGCGCCATTTTTATACATCTTTTTAAGATCGATACCGCCCTTTACAAAAGCATCGTACACAGCTACATTTTTTTGTCCGCCCGATACCGCAAAAACAATTGGTTCACTCCCGTGACTATCTTGAGCTTGCATATCTGCACCTTTTGAGATCAGGTACTGTACCAATTCTGCATTACCCCTTAATGCTGCCCAATGTAAATAGATGCGACTATCGTGGGTAATTTTACCTACTCCATTTCCAGCTTGCGCTACTAAAAACTTAATAGTTTCTGTTGGCGCATTATTGTTAATTGCTAATGTGGTGGCATCAAACGCTCTTGTATCTAACTGCGAAGCATTGTTGCCATTTGCTATTTCTGTTTTTACCGCTTCTATGCTTGGACTTCGCTTCCAAAAATCTGCTTGTAATAATGTGTTTTTATTTTGTGCCTTTGCAGCTAGTGCAAAAAATAAAGAGGCAACGAGTACTACTTTCTTCATTTCAATAATATACGTTAATGAGTATGCAGCAAAATTACTTATTTAGACTAAATCTACATAGCGAAATAGTTATTTTTTCTTTTTACGTCATTTTCTCTTCCTAAAAAATCATGCTAGCGCTAATTAAGTTTTCTGTTTAACTTAGAAAGTTTGGGGTTTTTCTTTGCTTTTTTAATCTGCTGCTCTCACTATTACCAATGCCTTTTAATCATATAAAAGCTTCGAAGGGGAGAAATAGCTACTACTATTTCTATTATCATTGCTCTTCAAAATGCGGTTATAGGCCTAAATCAACAACACGGAGTTTAATGTTTTCTTAAGGAATACAGATTGAATATAAAGACAGTAAAACTTTTCAAAATGGTTATTTTGGACGAATACGTGAACGATACCTTGGAGAACAAGGAATATAAAACTTATCTGGCCAAACAGCTTACGGAAAACAACAATAAGCTTACACGGGCAACAGAACTATTGTTAGGGGATATTGACGGAAACGATTATAAAACCTTAAAACAGATTCCGATAATAAGGTACAGGTAATAAATCTTCGATTAACGGCAATTAAAGAGAAATTTAGTGTTAAAATTAATATTCAAGCTATGGCTATTAATGTGATTAAAACACTATGTAGTCTTCCGAAGCTTTATCAAACAGCCACAATTGAGGACAAAAGATACCTAGTAGAGACATTTTTTTTCGGAAAAATAATTTATGACAAAGATGGGTATCGAAACATAGAACTCAACAGCATCGCAGCCATAACCTATCTGAAAAACAAAGAATTACAATGGCATAAAAAAAGGGGGAAATCTTAATTTTAAGACTTATCCCCCGTTACGGGTCAGTGGCGGTGCGTAATTCGAACCATTTTGTGGACGAATTGATTGAAATAGGCGGATTTTCTAAAATCCTAGATTAACAATCCACTAACAGTAACCTTTGATCCATTTTATTAGGGAAGAATTTTAAAGTTTTATTTTTCCACCACTATTTAGCCCTTATTTTCTGCTATGGAAAGATTGCATTTGGCAGCGCCCCGACATTATACTAATCTATGAAGTTAAAAATCAAACCTCAGCGACAGTTGAAGTGAGTTCCTCACTGCTTATAGTCAGCTTTTTTATGGTGCCAGTTTTACTCGCTGATAAAGCTAGATTTAGATCAATAGTGATGAGATAAAAAATCTTGTCCCTGAACTTTATCCGCTGTGGCCAAGTATTATCCTTTTCAGTTCCAGTAAATTCGATTTTGGCATGGTCAAAGTTGAAGATTACCAAATAACCAAGATTTTTGTGATAATCATCTGCATATTTAACAACTTGTGCAAAACCGCCTTTTATCCTTGCTGCTCCATAATTTTTTTCTTTATCGATGATCTTTATTTCCAATACTAAAGGATCTTCTGTATGCAACATGCTGACTACGTCAGCTCTTCCAGATGCCGATAGCGGAGTTGAGAATGGATATTCGATTCCTTGGTCAAAAAGAAATAACCGCAGATCTTCCTCTAATTTGTTTTCGCCATTCGATGAGTTTGAACGAAATATATCATTCAGCTTTTGTTTAAAGAACCATTCCGAACGTAATTTGTAACGTTCCAGCAGATATAAAACTGAACTCGTTTCATCTAATTTATCTCCAAGATAATTAACTATTGGATCAACAATTGCCTCCACAAACTGTTGGACGCGCTCCATATTTTTAGGTCCGTCACTGAATTCCCAAAGAAGTGCGTTAGCGTTATATTTAGGTTTGGCAGTTTGAAATATGATAAGATGGTATTTGAATACAGCTTCTTCTTCTTCACAGTCAAAAGACCATCTTTCGAAATTATCTCCATCGACCTCATTGAGGGTTTCCTGATTAGGTACGAAGCGGCTTGTAGTCAGTAATGTACTCAGCGCCAAATTATCTTTAATCTTATCAAAAAAATATTTATTGGAATTACCAAATTGGTCAAAACTAGATTTAATGAGACGATTTCTCCATTCTTTTAGATTAACACGCAGATTATGATTGTAATACATAGTTATTTAAACATTTTTTTAATGGCTATTTCCAAGCTTTTTAGGGCTTCGTTGGCCTGATTGATTTCTGTATGGAAACTTGCGTTGTTGTCAATCAGTTTAATCGATTTTTTACAGTTGTGACAATAGCAGATTTCTTCCAACCTGATATCTCGCAACATTACTTCGAAACTGAAATTGCAAGCTGGGCAATTTATAGGCATCCAGCTATTTAGCAAGTTTATCATGTTGCAATTTATAAACTAAATTAACTGAAGTGTATTCAAATTTTCCACATTCAAGCTATTTACCTTTGTTCTTCATAGCTTTATGGAAAACATTAATATGAAAGTAAGTGACTTAATCATAGAAGGGCTTGATCGGATCATACATGAATCTCTGGAAAGTGTCAGGGTAGACATGAAAATTCCGAAAAAAAAATTTCAGGAGTTTCTGGATCTCGAAGATGGGAAGGCTTTTGACACCCTTTACGATGCTGTAGCAGAACACCTGATTGACCGAGACTTTAAAAACCAATATTTACAGCAGTGGAGACAAATGACACGGAGCACCCAGGCCAAAATCATTTCTGCGCACAAAAAGCCATTTTTGTATTTCTTTGCCTACATTCATATCTGCTTTCAAATCTATGATCGCATCAGACTGGCACTTGACGGCCAGGTCATGGACAAAAAGACAACCCTGCACCTTTGCCTGTACGGTAACTTGTGCAGGATGGCAGATGAAATTGGAATTCTGCTATCCCATGGATATACTTCAGCAGCATTGACACTTTGGAGGACTTTCTATGAGCATAGTGTTGTATGCTTCCCCGAAATTGGTCCGATTAAAAATAGAAAAAAGACACTATTTTTAATTAACAATTATGAAAACAACACAATTTACAGAGGCACAGATTGTTTCAATATTGAGACAGCATGAAAAAGGCGTTAAGGTAACAGATATTGCCAGAGCAAACGGCATATCAGAGAAGACCTTCTATCGATGGCGAAGCAAATATGGCGGGATGGAAATTAACGATCTCAAACGCCTAAA from Pedobacter sp. SL55 includes these protein-coding regions:
- a CDS encoding sugar MFS transporter, producing MEQNSKTNWAQFIPLATVFFFWGFVAASNDILIPVFKEAFTLSQFESQLVSFAFYIAYTVGSLIYIGISAAMKTDLINKIGYKNSLALGLGISAVGTLLFYPAANLGSFPLMLSGLFIVALGFSLQQTVANPLAIALGPIKTGSQRLTLAGGINNLGTTIGPLIVNLAIFGSAVHATNTLDIQSVKVPYLVLGAAFLIVAIFLKFSPLPDKPAIAEEEKDSVGSRSSALKYPQLVLGMIAIFVYVGVEVSTASNLPEYMIKNLGFTTSQVAPYISLYWASMMIGRWTGAVEAFTDNVKSQKVLRFVAPYLAFGIFLAVNAFFGHDLAPFYVYGLIILVLILADMMSKGNPANMLLIFSLIGILAILIGMFTSGMVSVYALTSVGLFCSTLWPCIFTLAVSGLGKNTSQGSSYLIMMIMGGAIISPLQGLLAEAIGIQYSYIIGILCFGYLVFYALKASSVLKAQGISFDKKLSGGH
- a CDS encoding LysE family translocator encodes the protein MFEAIILGIGAGLISSFLTGPVFFAMIKTSIERGFKAGFSLAAGVIVSDLILITIVLFGSHFFEYKRDFDKYVGIIGGIFIVGVGLYYLFSNVKINYTEGDHIKISKRGYVLKGFLMCILTPSTLMFWVVVSGIISVKLATLPEKILCFLIAMATQLAIDALKTYYASKLRYRIKENTLKKLNKIAGLVIIGFAVWLIIKTYFQYLSIKQVLHAFVILYQDDKLMEPFEINLAGQVLTIQPRLDGAYDVFEGSEKVGTTSAVSENGQTSWTSEELSTDYAKQIGELIDEHQL
- a CDS encoding FAD:protein FMN transferase, yielding MTFLSASLREGTTKQSLSFILFIAFSFQSFAQIQRQRPITLMGSRFDITVVATDSLQAEIHIDEVIAEMNRIEELISDWKVNSQISEVNRNAGIKPVKVDREVFELTQRSLYFSKITNGAFDISYAAMDKIWKFDGSMKQMPTPEEIKKSVAKVGYQNIILDSLNSTIFLKLLGMKIGFGATGKGYAADKGRELMEAKGIKGGIVNASGDLTTWGKPAKGKAWNVGITNPFDQEKYLAVISLNREAVTTSGSYEKYVEFDGKRYAHIINPVTGYPATGLISATVIGPSAEIANGLSTSIMVLGQEKGLELLGKFPEYSCVMVTDDGEVVKSANFKGKLKRKLK
- a CDS encoding PepSY domain-containing protein; this encodes MPPYRVANFDQLTLAQTVPVLKEKFSEISEVEVDHNGFVRLNGFDSEGNEVDAYIDPNTAKILGKPEEKSAFVQWNIALHRSLFLKETGRAVIGVISFLLLLIAISGLALVIQRQRGMRGFFTKLIKEYFAQYYHVITGRLILIPVLIIALTGTYLSMARFQLFAEHKAEHKEIVASNEDLVQKKIADFTLFKNTKLADVKKIAFPFAEDPEEYYNLKLKDRELIVNQFNGEVLSEVKYPSTLLLENLSLDLHTGRTNIIWAIILGIACLNILFFIYSGFAITLKRRATKIKNKHKTTDAEYILLVGTENGSTLRFANAIHEQLNAQGKVSFLTQLNQYHVFPKAKQFIVFTSTYGLGDPPANGNKFLQLIDRYPQKHQIHFSVVGFGSHAYPDFCEFAKQVNQTLIAQTWAKPLIDLHTVNDKSATEFVAWVKNWSQNAGVELATTPALYAKKPKGLQKMMVLDRTEVNQEEQTFLLTIRTPARTKFTSGDLLAIYPANDNRERLYSVAKCNGNVQLVVKLHEQGLGSEYLNKLQVGDVFKARMVANTSFHLPKNKAVAMIGNGTGIAPFLGMISQNAKHADHHLYIGFRKETSLIKQHKAFLDQQLQNQKLKSYQIAFSREQNHCYVMDLIRKDGEQLAKLLSNGGVVMICGSLLMQQDVEKVLDEICLEINGNALSFYKEKNQLLTDCY
- a CDS encoding DUF2271 domain-containing protein; this translates as MKSFLKIFALGLLISVSSQVLAQTSKYKCMLQMNAYNGEEAYIVVSLINPKGNYEKTLYMMGKDKKWYNGFKEWFKIFGKNQKLDAKTGASIGGGDRTMINLDIDDVLVNKGYKLRFESSVEDQKYYLDDVEIPLTSSTLAGKTDGKGYIKYIRFSKVQP
- a CDS encoding ankyrin repeat domain-containing protein, coding for MKKVVLVASLFFALAAKAQNKNTLLQADFWKRSPSIEAVKTEIANGNNASQLDTRAFDATTLAINNNAPTETIKFLVAQAGNGVGKITHDSRIYLHWAALRGNAELVQYLISKGADMQAQDSHGSEPIVFAVSGGQKNVAVYDAFVKGGIDLKKMYKNGANLLLLGIANDTDLTIANYLVAKGLSLKDVDNDGNTAFDYAAKGGNVQVLKSLLAKGVKPTNGALIFMSQGGRGTAASLEAYQYLVEELKLDPKFASKSGNVLHSIVRKPNQEEIIKYFLEKGVDVNQADADGVTPLMNAASGKNLAVVQWLCAKVKNINTVNEAGETALMQAVASGSPEIVAFLIDKGANVKVEDQAGHNLAYHLVQNYRPMGGPYGARVQGDKDEFIEKLNILKASGLNVEAPQKDGSTLYHAALTKGDLALLQKLGGLKIDVNAKNKEGLTALHKAALISKDDEILKYLLSLGADKTMKTEFDETAYDLAAENEFLSKKNISVNFLKN
- a CDS encoding DUF5677 domain-containing protein; this translates as MENINMKVSDLIIEGLDRIIHESLESVRVDMKIPKKKFQEFLDLEDGKAFDTLYDAVAEHLIDRDFKNQYLQQWRQMTRSTQAKIISAHKKPFLYFFAYIHICFQIYDRIRLALDGQVMDKKTTLHLCLYGNLCRMADEIGILLSHGYTSAALTLWRTFYEHSVVCFPEIGPIKNRKKTLFLINNYENNTIYRGTDCFNIETA